One part of the Nocardioides zeae genome encodes these proteins:
- a CDS encoding TetR/AcrR family transcriptional regulator: protein MAQRTRDPDRREKILEAAAGLLADNGYHAVSMAEIGERAGIVGSGIYRHFGSKAAILVELFERVIDDLLEQGRAAVEGTTDLAAALDELVRGQVGFVVHKRHLAQIYHNEISNLPREDQVRLRRKQRLYLEEWVHVLAELEQTSEPVTRTRVNVAIGAIQAVLFHQVVLPDDELTAMLTKSAHAILTLA, encoded by the coding sequence GTGGCGCAACGCACCCGCGACCCGGACCGTCGGGAGAAGATCCTCGAGGCAGCTGCCGGCCTCCTCGCCGACAACGGCTACCACGCCGTGTCCATGGCCGAGATCGGCGAGCGCGCCGGCATCGTCGGCTCGGGCATCTACCGCCACTTCGGCTCCAAGGCCGCGATCCTCGTCGAGCTCTTCGAGCGCGTCATCGACGACCTGCTCGAGCAGGGGCGGGCAGCGGTGGAGGGCACCACCGACCTGGCGGCGGCCCTCGACGAGCTGGTGCGCGGCCAGGTCGGCTTCGTCGTGCACAAGCGGCACCTCGCGCAGATCTACCACAACGAGATCTCCAACCTCCCGCGCGAGGACCAGGTGCGCCTGCGCCGCAAGCAGCGCCTGTACCTCGAGGAGTGGGTGCACGTGCTGGCCGAGCTCGAGCAGACGAGCGAGCCGGTCACCCGCACGCGGGTGAACGTCGCCATCGGAGCCATCCAGGCGGTGCTCTTCCACCAGGTCGTCCTGCCGGACGACGAGCTGACCGCGATGCTGACGAAGTCGGCGCACGCGATCCTGACACTCGCCTGA